In Brachypodium distachyon strain Bd21 chromosome 2, Brachypodium_distachyon_v3.0, whole genome shotgun sequence, one genomic interval encodes:
- the LOC100826754 gene encoding probable protein phosphatase 2C 2 isoform X2 yields the protein MIRRCILIVFLHKMERKAPLETLQFVPNIRSGSFADMGPRRYMEDEHIRIDDLSGHLGSLLLCPAPNAFYGVFDGHGGSDAAAYMKRHAMRLFFEDSEFPEAVEEDELFFGSVENSIRKAFLNADLALADDSVISRSSGTTALTALIFGRQLLVANAGDCRAVLCRKGTAVEMSRDHRPTYDAERQRVTECGGYIEDGYLNGVLSVTRALGDWDMKMPQGSSSPLISEPEFQQTILTEDDEFLIIGCDGIWDVMTSQHAVSLVRKGLRRHDDPERCARELAMEAKRLQTFDNLTVIVICFASELSGCLPPSDQASSRRMRSCKSLSAEALSNLRRLLESDE from the exons ATGATTCGTCGGTGCATATTGATTGTTTTTCTACACAAGATG GAGCGTAAGGCACCTTTGGAGACACTACAGTTTGTCCCCAACATTAGATCTGGTAGCTTCGCCGACATGGGACCTAGGCGGTACATGGAAGATGAACATATCAGAATTGATGATCTTTCTGGTCATCTTGGCTCTCTGTTGTTGTGCCCAGCGCCTAATGCCTTCTATGGG GTTTTTGATGGCCATGGGGGTTCAGATGCAGCAGCCTACATGAAAAGACATGCTATGAGgttgttctttgaggattcTGAATTCCCAGAAGCAGTGGAAGAAGATGAATTATTTTTTGGATCCGTTGAGAACTCGATCCGAAAAGCATTCTTGAATGCAGACCTTGCTCTTGCAGATGATTCGGTCATCAGCCGATCTTCTGGAACCACAGCTCTTACAGCTTTGATCTTTGGAAG GCAGTTGTTGGTTGCCAATGCTGGGGATTGCCGTGCAGTTCTATGTAGGAAAGGCACAGCTGTGGAGATGTCTCGTGATCACAGGCCAACTTATGATGCAGAGCGCCAAAGGGTCACTGAGTGTGGAGGATACATTGAAGATGGCTACCTTAACGGTGTACTCTCTGTGACCCGGGCTCTTGGGGATTGGGACATGAAAATGCCGCAAGGCTCGTCGTCACCTCTGATTTCTGAGCCAGAGTTCCAGCAGACCATCCTCACTGAAGATGATGAGTTCCTCATTATAGGCTGCGACGGTATATGGGACGTCATGACCAGCCAGCATGCTGTGAGCCTAGTCCGCAAGGGGCTCCGGCGGCATGATGACCCTGAGAGGTGCGCAAGGGAGCTTGCCATGGAGGCGAAGAGGCTCCAAACCTTTGACAACCTCACGGTGATCGTCATCTGCTTTGCGTCTGAGCTCAGTGGGTGCTTGCCGCCTTCAGACCAGGCGTCGTCCAGAAGGATGAGATCTTGCAAGAGCTTGTCAGCCGAAGCCCTTAGCAACCTGAGGAGATTGCTGGAATCTGATGAGTAG
- the LOC100826754 gene encoding probable protein phosphatase 2C 2 isoform X1 gives MVAGPEVMHQVVPMLEASFHRCPLKGGEEVVVARVAVSPPPPVASPEADAEVELEVPDLERKAPLETLQFVPNIRSGSFADMGPRRYMEDEHIRIDDLSGHLGSLLLCPAPNAFYGVFDGHGGSDAAAYMKRHAMRLFFEDSEFPEAVEEDELFFGSVENSIRKAFLNADLALADDSVISRSSGTTALTALIFGRQLLVANAGDCRAVLCRKGTAVEMSRDHRPTYDAERQRVTECGGYIEDGYLNGVLSVTRALGDWDMKMPQGSSSPLISEPEFQQTILTEDDEFLIIGCDGIWDVMTSQHAVSLVRKGLRRHDDPERCARELAMEAKRLQTFDNLTVIVICFASELSGCLPPSDQASSRRMRSCKSLSAEALSNLRRLLESDE, from the exons ATGGTTGCTGGACCGGAGGTTATGCATCAGGTCGTTCCGATGTTGGAGGCGTCGTTCCATCGGTGCCCCTTGAAGGGGggcgaggaggtggtggtCGCCAGGGTTGCggtgtcgccgccgccgccggtggcgtcGCCTGAGGCGGATGCAGAGGTCGAACTCGAGGTACCCGATCTG GAGCGTAAGGCACCTTTGGAGACACTACAGTTTGTCCCCAACATTAGATCTGGTAGCTTCGCCGACATGGGACCTAGGCGGTACATGGAAGATGAACATATCAGAATTGATGATCTTTCTGGTCATCTTGGCTCTCTGTTGTTGTGCCCAGCGCCTAATGCCTTCTATGGG GTTTTTGATGGCCATGGGGGTTCAGATGCAGCAGCCTACATGAAAAGACATGCTATGAGgttgttctttgaggattcTGAATTCCCAGAAGCAGTGGAAGAAGATGAATTATTTTTTGGATCCGTTGAGAACTCGATCCGAAAAGCATTCTTGAATGCAGACCTTGCTCTTGCAGATGATTCGGTCATCAGCCGATCTTCTGGAACCACAGCTCTTACAGCTTTGATCTTTGGAAG GCAGTTGTTGGTTGCCAATGCTGGGGATTGCCGTGCAGTTCTATGTAGGAAAGGCACAGCTGTGGAGATGTCTCGTGATCACAGGCCAACTTATGATGCAGAGCGCCAAAGGGTCACTGAGTGTGGAGGATACATTGAAGATGGCTACCTTAACGGTGTACTCTCTGTGACCCGGGCTCTTGGGGATTGGGACATGAAAATGCCGCAAGGCTCGTCGTCACCTCTGATTTCTGAGCCAGAGTTCCAGCAGACCATCCTCACTGAAGATGATGAGTTCCTCATTATAGGCTGCGACGGTATATGGGACGTCATGACCAGCCAGCATGCTGTGAGCCTAGTCCGCAAGGGGCTCCGGCGGCATGATGACCCTGAGAGGTGCGCAAGGGAGCTTGCCATGGAGGCGAAGAGGCTCCAAACCTTTGACAACCTCACGGTGATCGTCATCTGCTTTGCGTCTGAGCTCAGTGGGTGCTTGCCGCCTTCAGACCAGGCGTCGTCCAGAAGGATGAGATCTTGCAAGAGCTTGTCAGCCGAAGCCCTTAGCAACCTGAGGAGATTGCTGGAATCTGATGAGTAG
- the LOC100827062 gene encoding probable tRNA N6-adenosine threonylcarbamoyltransferase, mitochondrial isoform X2: MAATLLPTLSPPVSRAAAFLLLRAPPKPLRTHHHLFRSLLSSASSPSTPATLRSLAPMASAATPDRRDLLMLGIETSCDDTAAAVVRGDGEILSQVVSSQADLLVKYGGVAPKMAEEAHSLAIDQVVQKALDDAHVSESDLSAVAVTVGPGLSLCLRVGVHKARTIAKAFGLPIVGVHHMEAHALVSRLVNKGLDFPFLALLISGGHNLLILAHNLGDYVQLGTTVDDAIGEAYDKSARWLGLDIRKGGGPALEELALEGDPNAIKFRVPMRQHKDCNFSYAGLKTQVRLAIESRNLYGCTDGIPISSATAEDRQLRADIAASFQRVAVLHLEERCQRAVEWALKMKPSINNFVVSGGVASNQYVRTRLNYIAEKNGLQLVSPPPSLCTDNGVMIAWTGIEHFVAGRFDDPPAADEPDDMQYDLRPRWPLGEEYSEGRSVSRSMKTARIHPSLTSMIQGSLHK; the protein is encoded by the exons ATGGCGGCCACTCTTCTCCCGACCTTATCGCCGCCGGTTTCAcgtgccgccgccttcctcctcctccgagcACCGCCAAAACCCTTACGCACTCACCATCATCTTTTCCGcagcctcctctcctccgcgtCCTCTCCATCAACCCCTGCCACCCTCCGCTCCCTCGCCCCCATGGCCTCCGCGGCTACCCCCGACCGCCGCGACCTCCTCATGCTCGGCATCGAGACCAGCTGCGACGAtaccgcggccgccgtg GTTAGAGGCGACGGGGAGATCCTTAGCCAAGTGGTCTCTTCTCAA GCAGATTTGCTAGTGAAGTACGGGGGTGTGGCTCCTAAGATGGCTGAGGAAGCTCATTCTCTTGCAATTGACCAG GTTGTTCAGAAAGCACTTGATGATGCGCATGTGTCAGAGAGTGATCTTTCTGCTGTGGCTGTGACTGTTGGGCCAGGACTTAGTCTGTGTCTTCGAG TTGGTGTTCACAAAGCTCGAACAATAGCCAAAGCATTTGGCTTGCCTATAGTTGGAGTTCATCATATGGAGGCGCATGCATTGGTTTCGAG GTTAGTGAACAAGGGCCttgattttccatttttggcTCTTCTAATTTCAG gaGGACACAATCTTCTTATTCTTGCTCATAACCTTGGTGACTATGTTCAACTGGGGACTACCGTTGATGATGCAATTGGTGAGGCATATGACAAGTCAGCAAGATGGTTGGGACTTGATATACGAAAAGGTGGTGGTCCTGCTCTTGAAGAGCTTGCCCTAGAAGGTGATCCAAATGCTATTAAGTTCAGA GTTCCCATGCGACAACACAAAGATTGCAATTTCTCTTACGCTGGTCTCAAGACCCAAGTTCGGTTGGCTATTGAATCTAGAAATCTGTATGG ATGCACAGATGGTATCCCCATTTCATCTGCGACAGCAGAAGACAGACAGTTAAGGGCGGACATTGCTGCTTCTTTCCAG CGAGTTGCTGTTTTACATTTGGAGGAAAGATGCCAACGAGCAGTTGAATGGGCATTGAAGATGAAACCTTCTATCAACAACTTT GTTGTTTCAGGAGGTGTTGCATCAAATCAATATGTTAGGACTCGCTTGAATTATATTGCCGAGAAGAATGGCCTACAGCTCGTATCCCCTCCCCCAAGTCTTTGTACTGACAATG GTGTCATGATTGCTTGGACTGGAATTGAGCACTTTGTTGCCGGTAGATTTGACGATCCACCTGCTGCTGATGAGCCTGACGATATGCAG TATGACTTGCGTCCGAGATGGCCTCTTGGTGAGGAATATTCAGAAGGAAGAAGTGTTTCACGATCAATGAAAACAGCTCGGATCCATCCATCACTTACATCCATGATACAGGGGTCTCTCCACAAGTAG
- the LOC100827062 gene encoding probable tRNA N6-adenosine threonylcarbamoyltransferase, mitochondrial isoform X1: protein MAATLLPTLSPPVSRAAAFLLLRAPPKPLRTHHHLFRSLLSSASSPSTPATLRSLAPMASAATPDRRDLLMLGIETSCDDTAAAVVRGDGEILSQVVSSQADLLVKYGGVAPKMAEEAHSLAIDQVVQKALDDAHVSESDLSAVAVTVGPGLSLCLRVGVHKARTIAKAFGLPIVGVHHMEAHALVSRLVNKGLDFPFLALLISGGHNLLILAHNLGDYVQLGTTVDDAIGEAYDKSARWLGLDIRKGGGPALEELALEGDPNAIKFRVPMRQHKDCNFSYAGLKTQVRLAIESRNLYGRCTDGIPISSATAEDRQLRADIAASFQRVAVLHLEERCQRAVEWALKMKPSINNFVVSGGVASNQYVRTRLNYIAEKNGLQLVSPPPSLCTDNGVMIAWTGIEHFVAGRFDDPPAADEPDDMQYDLRPRWPLGEEYSEGRSVSRSMKTARIHPSLTSMIQGSLHK from the exons ATGGCGGCCACTCTTCTCCCGACCTTATCGCCGCCGGTTTCAcgtgccgccgccttcctcctcctccgagcACCGCCAAAACCCTTACGCACTCACCATCATCTTTTCCGcagcctcctctcctccgcgtCCTCTCCATCAACCCCTGCCACCCTCCGCTCCCTCGCCCCCATGGCCTCCGCGGCTACCCCCGACCGCCGCGACCTCCTCATGCTCGGCATCGAGACCAGCTGCGACGAtaccgcggccgccgtg GTTAGAGGCGACGGGGAGATCCTTAGCCAAGTGGTCTCTTCTCAA GCAGATTTGCTAGTGAAGTACGGGGGTGTGGCTCCTAAGATGGCTGAGGAAGCTCATTCTCTTGCAATTGACCAG GTTGTTCAGAAAGCACTTGATGATGCGCATGTGTCAGAGAGTGATCTTTCTGCTGTGGCTGTGACTGTTGGGCCAGGACTTAGTCTGTGTCTTCGAG TTGGTGTTCACAAAGCTCGAACAATAGCCAAAGCATTTGGCTTGCCTATAGTTGGAGTTCATCATATGGAGGCGCATGCATTGGTTTCGAG GTTAGTGAACAAGGGCCttgattttccatttttggcTCTTCTAATTTCAG gaGGACACAATCTTCTTATTCTTGCTCATAACCTTGGTGACTATGTTCAACTGGGGACTACCGTTGATGATGCAATTGGTGAGGCATATGACAAGTCAGCAAGATGGTTGGGACTTGATATACGAAAAGGTGGTGGTCCTGCTCTTGAAGAGCTTGCCCTAGAAGGTGATCCAAATGCTATTAAGTTCAGA GTTCCCATGCGACAACACAAAGATTGCAATTTCTCTTACGCTGGTCTCAAGACCCAAGTTCGGTTGGCTATTGAATCTAGAAATCTGTATGG TAGATGCACAGATGGTATCCCCATTTCATCTGCGACAGCAGAAGACAGACAGTTAAGGGCGGACATTGCTGCTTCTTTCCAG CGAGTTGCTGTTTTACATTTGGAGGAAAGATGCCAACGAGCAGTTGAATGGGCATTGAAGATGAAACCTTCTATCAACAACTTT GTTGTTTCAGGAGGTGTTGCATCAAATCAATATGTTAGGACTCGCTTGAATTATATTGCCGAGAAGAATGGCCTACAGCTCGTATCCCCTCCCCCAAGTCTTTGTACTGACAATG GTGTCATGATTGCTTGGACTGGAATTGAGCACTTTGTTGCCGGTAGATTTGACGATCCACCTGCTGCTGATGAGCCTGACGATATGCAG TATGACTTGCGTCCGAGATGGCCTCTTGGTGAGGAATATTCAGAAGGAAGAAGTGTTTCACGATCAATGAAAACAGCTCGGATCCATCCATCACTTACATCCATGATACAGGGGTCTCTCCACAAGTAG
- the LOC100827062 gene encoding probable tRNA N6-adenosine threonylcarbamoyltransferase, mitochondrial isoform X4: MAATLLPTLSPPVSRAAAFLLLRAPPKPLRTHHHLFRSLLSSASSPSTPATLRSLAPMASAATPDRRDLLMLGIETSCDDTAAAVVRGDGEILSQVVSSQADLLVKYGGVAPKMAEEAHSLAIDQVVQKALDDAHVSESDLSAVAVTVGPGLSLCLRVGVHKARTIAKAFGLPIVGVHHMEAHALVSRLVNKGLDFPFLALLISGGHNLLILAHNLGDYVQLGTTVDDAIGEAYDKSARWLGLDIRKGGGPALEELALEGDPNAIKFRVPMRQHKDCNFSYAGLKTQVRLAIESRNLCTDGIPISSATAEDRQLRADIAASFQRVAVLHLEERCQRAVEWALKMKPSINNFVVSGGVASNQYVRTRLNYIAEKNGLQLVSPPPSLCTDNGVMIAWTGIEHFVAGRFDDPPAADEPDDMQYDLRPRWPLGEEYSEGRSVSRSMKTARIHPSLTSMIQGSLHK, encoded by the exons ATGGCGGCCACTCTTCTCCCGACCTTATCGCCGCCGGTTTCAcgtgccgccgccttcctcctcctccgagcACCGCCAAAACCCTTACGCACTCACCATCATCTTTTCCGcagcctcctctcctccgcgtCCTCTCCATCAACCCCTGCCACCCTCCGCTCCCTCGCCCCCATGGCCTCCGCGGCTACCCCCGACCGCCGCGACCTCCTCATGCTCGGCATCGAGACCAGCTGCGACGAtaccgcggccgccgtg GTTAGAGGCGACGGGGAGATCCTTAGCCAAGTGGTCTCTTCTCAA GCAGATTTGCTAGTGAAGTACGGGGGTGTGGCTCCTAAGATGGCTGAGGAAGCTCATTCTCTTGCAATTGACCAG GTTGTTCAGAAAGCACTTGATGATGCGCATGTGTCAGAGAGTGATCTTTCTGCTGTGGCTGTGACTGTTGGGCCAGGACTTAGTCTGTGTCTTCGAG TTGGTGTTCACAAAGCTCGAACAATAGCCAAAGCATTTGGCTTGCCTATAGTTGGAGTTCATCATATGGAGGCGCATGCATTGGTTTCGAG GTTAGTGAACAAGGGCCttgattttccatttttggcTCTTCTAATTTCAG gaGGACACAATCTTCTTATTCTTGCTCATAACCTTGGTGACTATGTTCAACTGGGGACTACCGTTGATGATGCAATTGGTGAGGCATATGACAAGTCAGCAAGATGGTTGGGACTTGATATACGAAAAGGTGGTGGTCCTGCTCTTGAAGAGCTTGCCCTAGAAGGTGATCCAAATGCTATTAAGTTCAGA GTTCCCATGCGACAACACAAAGATTGCAATTTCTCTTACGCTGGTCTCAAGACCCAAGTTCGGTTGGCTATTGAATCTAGAAATCT ATGCACAGATGGTATCCCCATTTCATCTGCGACAGCAGAAGACAGACAGTTAAGGGCGGACATTGCTGCTTCTTTCCAG CGAGTTGCTGTTTTACATTTGGAGGAAAGATGCCAACGAGCAGTTGAATGGGCATTGAAGATGAAACCTTCTATCAACAACTTT GTTGTTTCAGGAGGTGTTGCATCAAATCAATATGTTAGGACTCGCTTGAATTATATTGCCGAGAAGAATGGCCTACAGCTCGTATCCCCTCCCCCAAGTCTTTGTACTGACAATG GTGTCATGATTGCTTGGACTGGAATTGAGCACTTTGTTGCCGGTAGATTTGACGATCCACCTGCTGCTGATGAGCCTGACGATATGCAG TATGACTTGCGTCCGAGATGGCCTCTTGGTGAGGAATATTCAGAAGGAAGAAGTGTTTCACGATCAATGAAAACAGCTCGGATCCATCCATCACTTACATCCATGATACAGGGGTCTCTCCACAAGTAG
- the LOC100827062 gene encoding probable tRNA N6-adenosine threonylcarbamoyltransferase, mitochondrial isoform X3 encodes MAATLLPTLSPPVSRAAAFLLLRAPPKPLRTHHHLFRSLLSSASSPSTPATLRSLAPMASAATPDRRDLLMLGIETSCDDTAAAVVRGDGEILSQVVSSQADLLVKYGGVAPKMAEEAHSLAIDQVVQKALDDAHVSESDLSAVAVTVGPGLSLCLRVGVHKARTIAKAFGLPIVGVHHMEAHALVSRLVNKGLDFPFLALLISGGHNLLILAHNLGDYVQLGTTVDDAIGEAYDKSARWLGLDIRKGGGPALEELALEGDPNAIKFRVPMRQHKDCNFSYAGLKTQVRLAIESRNLRCTDGIPISSATAEDRQLRADIAASFQRVAVLHLEERCQRAVEWALKMKPSINNFVVSGGVASNQYVRTRLNYIAEKNGLQLVSPPPSLCTDNGVMIAWTGIEHFVAGRFDDPPAADEPDDMQYDLRPRWPLGEEYSEGRSVSRSMKTARIHPSLTSMIQGSLHK; translated from the exons ATGGCGGCCACTCTTCTCCCGACCTTATCGCCGCCGGTTTCAcgtgccgccgccttcctcctcctccgagcACCGCCAAAACCCTTACGCACTCACCATCATCTTTTCCGcagcctcctctcctccgcgtCCTCTCCATCAACCCCTGCCACCCTCCGCTCCCTCGCCCCCATGGCCTCCGCGGCTACCCCCGACCGCCGCGACCTCCTCATGCTCGGCATCGAGACCAGCTGCGACGAtaccgcggccgccgtg GTTAGAGGCGACGGGGAGATCCTTAGCCAAGTGGTCTCTTCTCAA GCAGATTTGCTAGTGAAGTACGGGGGTGTGGCTCCTAAGATGGCTGAGGAAGCTCATTCTCTTGCAATTGACCAG GTTGTTCAGAAAGCACTTGATGATGCGCATGTGTCAGAGAGTGATCTTTCTGCTGTGGCTGTGACTGTTGGGCCAGGACTTAGTCTGTGTCTTCGAG TTGGTGTTCACAAAGCTCGAACAATAGCCAAAGCATTTGGCTTGCCTATAGTTGGAGTTCATCATATGGAGGCGCATGCATTGGTTTCGAG GTTAGTGAACAAGGGCCttgattttccatttttggcTCTTCTAATTTCAG gaGGACACAATCTTCTTATTCTTGCTCATAACCTTGGTGACTATGTTCAACTGGGGACTACCGTTGATGATGCAATTGGTGAGGCATATGACAAGTCAGCAAGATGGTTGGGACTTGATATACGAAAAGGTGGTGGTCCTGCTCTTGAAGAGCTTGCCCTAGAAGGTGATCCAAATGCTATTAAGTTCAGA GTTCCCATGCGACAACACAAAGATTGCAATTTCTCTTACGCTGGTCTCAAGACCCAAGTTCGGTTGGCTATTGAATCTAGAAATCT TAGATGCACAGATGGTATCCCCATTTCATCTGCGACAGCAGAAGACAGACAGTTAAGGGCGGACATTGCTGCTTCTTTCCAG CGAGTTGCTGTTTTACATTTGGAGGAAAGATGCCAACGAGCAGTTGAATGGGCATTGAAGATGAAACCTTCTATCAACAACTTT GTTGTTTCAGGAGGTGTTGCATCAAATCAATATGTTAGGACTCGCTTGAATTATATTGCCGAGAAGAATGGCCTACAGCTCGTATCCCCTCCCCCAAGTCTTTGTACTGACAATG GTGTCATGATTGCTTGGACTGGAATTGAGCACTTTGTTGCCGGTAGATTTGACGATCCACCTGCTGCTGATGAGCCTGACGATATGCAG TATGACTTGCGTCCGAGATGGCCTCTTGGTGAGGAATATTCAGAAGGAAGAAGTGTTTCACGATCAATGAAAACAGCTCGGATCCATCCATCACTTACATCCATGATACAGGGGTCTCTCCACAAGTAG